In one Selenomonadales bacterium genomic region, the following are encoded:
- the thiM gene encoding hydroxyethylthiazole kinase: MNIKQEVNLILSEIRRSRPLVHHLTNAVTINDCANMTLAVGASPVMSTHADEVAEVVRASRALVLNIGMISDLVEEAMHIAGAEAKKTGVPIVLDPVGAGATRHRCEVAQKLIANVHPTVIRGNVSEMRALLGEISHARGVDASGTDDDGLGVAVRVAQTFGCIAALTGARDIITDGKRYYRLQNGHTMLTRVTGTGCMTNSLIASALAVTDNALAAAVAGVLIMGLAGEVAHKSLFGSAAVGAFRVKLFDAVFALSSIEIEQYAKIEQGEV, from the coding sequence ATGAATATCAAACAAGAAGTCAACTTAATTCTGTCGGAGATCCGTCGCAGCCGTCCGCTTGTACATCATTTGACGAATGCCGTCACGATCAACGATTGTGCGAACATGACCTTGGCTGTCGGTGCATCGCCTGTAATGAGCACGCATGCAGACGAAGTGGCAGAAGTCGTACGTGCGTCGCGTGCGCTGGTACTCAATATCGGTATGATAAGTGACTTGGTCGAAGAGGCCATGCACATCGCAGGAGCAGAAGCGAAAAAAACAGGCGTTCCCATTGTGCTCGACCCTGTCGGTGCAGGTGCTACTCGGCATCGCTGTGAGGTCGCACAAAAGCTTATCGCAAACGTTCATCCGACCGTCATTCGCGGCAACGTATCCGAGATGCGTGCGCTTCTCGGAGAGATCTCTCATGCACGCGGTGTCGATGCGTCAGGCACGGATGATGACGGACTTGGTGTGGCTGTGCGTGTGGCACAGACCTTCGGTTGTATTGCGGCACTGACAGGTGCACGCGACATCATCACCGACGGCAAACGATATTATCGGTTACAGAACGGCCATACGATGCTTACACGTGTTACAGGCACAGGCTGTATGACCAACTCGCTCATTGCGTCCGCCCTCGCCGTAACAGACAATGCGCTCGCGGCGGCCGTCGCAGGCGTACTCATCATGGGGCTTGCCGGCGAAGTCGCACACAAGTCGCTCTTCGGCAGTGCCGCTGTCGGAGCCTTTCGCGTGAAATTATTCGACGCCGTATTTGCGCTCTCCAGTATCGAGATCGAACAATATGCAAAAATAGAACAGGGAGAAGTATGA
- the thiW gene encoding energy coupling factor transporter S component ThiW, protein MKTRELTVTALFVAIGILSAHLIYFPVLVSKCFPVQHAINILLAVFLGTRYAFGASFLTATMRNLLGTGTLLAYPGSMCGALLAGILYERTRSIWGAIIGEIVGTGIIGALLAYPFADYVLGSDVGAFFFVVPFMISTVGGSVIAYVLLLTPIASYFRQQFGK, encoded by the coding sequence ATGAAAACGAGAGAATTGACCGTTACCGCGCTGTTTGTAGCCATCGGCATACTGTCGGCGCATTTGATATACTTCCCTGTACTCGTATCCAAGTGCTTTCCTGTACAGCACGCCATCAATATCCTGCTCGCTGTATTCCTCGGCACAAGATATGCCTTTGGGGCATCGTTCTTGACAGCGACCATGCGCAACCTCTTGGGAACAGGGACGCTTCTTGCGTATCCCGGCAGTATGTGCGGTGCGCTTCTGGCAGGCATATTGTATGAACGGACACGCAGTATCTGGGGTGCCATCATCGGTGAGATCGTCGGAACAGGCATCATCGGTGCGCTCCTCGCATATCCGTTCGCCGACTACGTACTTGGCTCGGATGTCGGCGCATTTTTCTTCGTCGTACCGTTCATGATCAGCACCGTCGGCGGCAGCGTCATCGCATATGTACTTTTGCTGACACCGATCGCATCGTATTTCAGACAACAGTTCGGTAAATAA
- a CDS encoding MBL fold metallo-hydrolase has protein sequence MEITYFYNSGFAVKIGETLLVFDYYVDSEKRLPDLVKSVKNVYFFASHWHGDHFSPKLFAWEKEAAAYILSGDIREYVPDTSARIVWMDPYETQTIGDIEVRTFGSTDEGVSFAVTAGGQTIFHAGDLNWWHWKGDTEENQAEAKRMFFDEMERLKGESFDIAFFPVDARLEECRSWGIREFCKYVTTPQVIAMHIHQAAWADTDGILKRDGRQPAVWCPMKQGEVLHVDTTKE, from the coding sequence ATGGAGATCACATATTTTTATAACAGCGGGTTCGCAGTAAAAATTGGCGAAACCCTGCTCGTATTCGATTATTATGTAGACAGTGAAAAACGATTGCCCGACCTTGTGAAAAGCGTCAAGAACGTCTACTTCTTCGCCTCGCATTGGCACGGTGATCATTTCAGTCCCAAACTATTCGCATGGGAAAAAGAAGCCGCTGCGTATATCTTGAGCGGTGATATCAGAGAATATGTCCCCGACACCTCGGCGAGAATCGTCTGGATGGATCCGTACGAAACGCAGACAATTGGCGACATCGAAGTCAGAACATTCGGCTCGACCGACGAAGGCGTATCGTTCGCCGTCACAGCGGGCGGACAGACCATCTTCCATGCAGGCGACCTCAACTGGTGGCATTGGAAAGGCGATACCGAAGAAAACCAAGCCGAAGCCAAACGCATGTTCTTCGACGAAATGGAACGCCTCAAAGGCGAATCGTTCGACATAGCATTCTTCCCCGTCGATGCCAGACTCGAAGAATGTCGCAGCTGGGGCATACGCGAATTTTGCAAATACGTCACCACACCGCAAGTTATCGCCATGCACATTCATCAAGCAGCGTGGGCGGACACGGACGGTATCCTCAAACGCGACGGCAGACAACCTGCCGTATGGTGTCCGATGAAACAAGGCGAAGTGCTTCATGTAGATACGACCAAAGAATAA
- a CDS encoding peptidylprolyl isomerase: MKKLTILLVAFLSFFLLSGCSGNAAQDPLATNIDSYVAKLGNPDNPIAVFQTTKGTFAIELYRDKAPKTAQNFIDLTNKGFYNGLIFHRVIDGFMIQGGDPNGNGTGGPGYTIPDEFGEGLLHSSEGILSMANAGPNTGGSQFFITLDKTPWLDGHHAVFGKVIEGMEVVRSIGKVTTFSDRPISPIIIKKLTIENLK; this comes from the coding sequence ATGAAAAAATTGACCATTTTACTCGTTGCGTTTTTATCATTCTTTCTCTTGAGCGGCTGTTCGGGAAATGCTGCACAAGATCCACTTGCAACCAATATAGATTCTTATGTTGCCAAACTCGGTAATCCCGACAATCCCATCGCAGTATTCCAGACAACAAAAGGAACATTTGCCATCGAACTCTATCGTGACAAAGCTCCGAAAACGGCACAGAACTTCATTGACCTCACCAACAAAGGCTTCTATAACGGCCTCATCTTCCATCGTGTCATCGACGGATTCATGATCCAGGGCGGTGACCCGAACGGAAACGGCACGGGCGGCCCCGGATACACCATCCCCGATGAATTCGGCGAAGGCCTCCTTCACTCGTCCGAAGGCATCCTCTCCATGGCAAACGCAGGCCCGAACACAGGCGGCTCGCAGTTCTTCATCACCCTTGACAAAACACCGTGGCTCGACGGACATCATGCCGTATTCGGTAAAGTCATCGAAGGCATGGAAGTCGTTCGCTCGATCGGCAAAGTCACAACCTTCAGCGACCGTCCGATCTCGCCGATCATCATCAAAAAACTCACCATCGAAAACCTCAAATAA